From Microbacterium sufflavum:
CGGCGATCGCGACGTACTCCGCGGCGCGGCGGTCGTAGGCGGCCGCGATGGCGTCGTGCGCCTCCGCCGGTGTCGTCACCGGGTGCCCCCCGAGCTCATCGGGTACGGGCGGCGAGGGCGGCCTGGTAGAGGTCGCGCGTGGAGAGGCCGGTCTGCGCCGCCACCTCGGCCGCGGCCTCCTTCAGGCGCGTGCCGTCCGCGACCAGGGCCTGCACCTGGGCCAGCGCGTCGTCGGCCGACACCGCGCGGCGGGGCGCGCCCTCGACCACGACCACGATCTCGCCCTTCACGCCGTCGGCGGCCCAGGCGGCGAGCTCGGCGGCGGTCCCGCGGCGCACCTCCTCGTACAGCTTCGTCAGCTCCCGGCACACCGCGATCCGGCGGTCCTCGCCGAACGCCGCCCCCATGTCGGCGAGCGTCGCGGCCAGGCGCGACGGCGACTCGAAGAACACCATGGTGCGCGGCTCCGCGGCGAGCGCCGTCAGGGTCGCCCGGCGCTCCCCCGGCTTGCGCGGCAGGAACCCCTCGAACGTGAAGCGGTCGGTCGGCAGACCCGAGATCGCCAGCGCCATGAGCACGGCGCTCGGACCGGGGATCGCGGTGACCGTGACCCCCTGCGCCACGGCCTCGGCCACGAGCCCGTAGCCCGGGTCGCTCACGGTCGGCATGCCCGCGTCGCTCATCACCACGACATCGGTGTCCGCGGCGAGGGCCGCCAGCTCCGCGGCCTTCTGCTTCTCGTTGTGGTCGTGCAGCGCGATCAGGCGCGGGCGGTTGGCGATCTGCAGCGCCTGCAGAAGCCGCTGCGTGGTGCGGGTGTCCTCCGCGACAACGACCTCCGCGTTCTCCAGCACCTCCACCAGACGCCGTGATGCGTCCCCGAGATTCCCGATGGGCGTGGCGGCGAGGATGATCACCCGCCCAGCTTAGGCGGGCGGGGTGTCTAGGCTGGAGCGGTGACCGCGCCCGAGCCCCTGCTGCCTCCCCCCGAGGCGCGGGCGACGCGGTACGAGCGGCTGCGCGACCGCGTGCTGCACGCCGCCGACTGGGGACGGGCCATCGGGTGGCTCGCACCGCTCGTGGTCACGGCGCTCGCGGCGGTGCTGCGGCTCGTGAACGTCGGGCACCCCCACCAGCTGGCGTTCGACGAGACGTACTACGTCAAGGACGCCTGGTCGCTGTGGACCCTCGGCTACGAAGGCGTCTGGGGGCAGGGCGCCGACGAGGCCTTCCAGACCCTGCAGGAGCTGCCGCTCACGAACAAGGGCGCCTTCATCGTGCACCCGCCGCTGGGCAAGTGGCTCATCGCGCTCGGCATGGCCATCGGCGGCCCCGACAACAGCGCCGGCTGGCGGCTGGCGACGGCCCTGCTGGGTGCGGGCTCCGTGCTGCTGGTGTACCTGATCGCCCGCCGCCTGACCGGATCCGTGGTCGCGGCCACCGTGGCGGGCACCCTTCTCGCGATCGACGGACTGAGCATCGTGCTGAGCCGCATCGCGCTGCTCGACGGCATCCTCACCTTCTTCGTGCTGCTCGGCGTGCTGTTCGTGCTGCTCGACCGGCAACGCACCATCCCCCTCCTGGAGCGCCGCGACCCCTACGCCCCCGACCCGCTGTGGGGTCCGGTGCTGTGGCGCCGGCCGTGGCTCGTCGCCGCGGGTCTCGCGCTGGGGGCGGCGTGCGCCGTGAAGTGGTCGGGCCTGTACGTGCTGGCCGGCTTCGGGCTGTACGTGGTGGTCACCGATGCGCTGGCCCGGCGCCGCGGCGGTGTGGTCGTGTGGCCCGCGTCCGCCGTGTTCCGCCAGGGGCCCGTGTCGTTCGTGCTGCTGGTGCTGCCGGCCGCGGCCGTGTACCTCGCGAGCTGGACCGGGTGGCTCGTGACCGACAAGGGCTACGACCGCGGCAGCGACGCGAACCCCCTGCTCGCGCTGTGGAACTACCACCAGGCGATGCTGGGCTTCCACGTGGGGCTCAGCCGCGGGCACCCCTACGCCAGCCCCGCGTGGGAGTGGCCGTTCCTGCTGCGACCGACCGCCGTCTGGGTCGACCCCGAGCCGACCGCGTGCGGGGTCGACCACTGCATCGGCGTGATCTCCGCGATCCCCAACCCGCTGATCTGGTACGGCGGCGTCGCCGCGAGCGTGTACCTGCTGTACCGCCTGGTGCGCGCGTGGATCGCCCGTCAGCCGATCGAACCGGCGCTCACGCTGCCGCTCGTGGGGCTCGCCGTGACCTACCTGCCCTGGCTGATGTTCCCCGAGCGGACGATCTTCCAGTTCTACACGGTGGTCATGATGCCGTTCCTGGTGCTCGCGCTGACGATGACGCTGCGGATCATCGCCGGGACACGCGACGATCCGCTGCACCGGCGCCAGTCCGGGCAGCGCACCGTGGTGGTGTTCCTGACCGTGGTCGTGCTCGTGTCGGCGTTCTTCCTGCCGCTGTGGCTGGGGATCAGCGTGCCGTACGACTTCTGGCGGCTGCACAACTGGCTGCCCGGCTGGATCTGAGCACGGGAGCCCGCGACGGCGAGGCCGGTGCTCAGCCGGCGTCGTCGGTGGCCACGTGCTCGACCAGCGGCAGCACGCGCCCCGACAGGTGCGTGCGCATCGCGATGGACGACGCCGTGCGCGCCACCCCCGGCACGACGGCGACCCGGTCGAGCACCTCCTGCAGCTGCGTGGCATCGCGCGCGACCAGGCGCAGCTGCATGTCGCTCGCCCCCGTCACGGTGTGCATGTCCACGATCTCCGGCACCGCGTCCGCGAGCGCGGCGGCTACCTCGTCGTGCCCCACCTTCTGATCGATCTCGACCAGGCAGAACGCGACCATGCCGTAGCCGAAGCCGGCCGGGTCGACGCGCGGCACGATCGCCTCGATCACCCCGCCCTCGTGCAGTCGCGCGAGCCGGCTGGTGGCGGTGCCGCGTGCGATGCCCAGCCGCCGCGCACACTC
This genomic window contains:
- a CDS encoding dolichyl-phosphate-mannose--protein mannosyltransferase is translated as MTAPEPLLPPPEARATRYERLRDRVLHAADWGRAIGWLAPLVVTALAAVLRLVNVGHPHQLAFDETYYVKDAWSLWTLGYEGVWGQGADEAFQTLQELPLTNKGAFIVHPPLGKWLIALGMAIGGPDNSAGWRLATALLGAGSVLLVYLIARRLTGSVVAATVAGTLLAIDGLSIVLSRIALLDGILTFFVLLGVLFVLLDRQRTIPLLERRDPYAPDPLWGPVLWRRPWLVAAGLALGAACAVKWSGLYVLAGFGLYVVVTDALARRRGGVVVWPASAVFRQGPVSFVLLVLPAAAVYLASWTGWLVTDKGYDRGSDANPLLALWNYHQAMLGFHVGLSRGHPYASPAWEWPFLLRPTAVWVDPEPTACGVDHCIGVISAIPNPLIWYGGVAASVYLLYRLVRAWIARQPIEPALTLPLVGLAVTYLPWLMFPERTIFQFYTVVMMPFLVLALTMTLRIIAGTRDDPLHRRQSGQRTVVVFLTVVVLVSAFFLPLWLGISVPYDFWRLHNWLPGWI
- the rsmI gene encoding 16S rRNA (cytidine(1402)-2'-O)-methyltransferase; its protein translation is MIILAATPIGNLGDASRRLVEVLENAEVVVAEDTRTTQRLLQALQIANRPRLIALHDHNEKQKAAELAALAADTDVVVMSDAGMPTVSDPGYGLVAEAVAQGVTVTAIPGPSAVLMALAISGLPTDRFTFEGFLPRKPGERRATLTALAAEPRTMVFFESPSRLAATLADMGAAFGEDRRIAVCRELTKLYEEVRRGTAAELAAWAADGVKGEIVVVVEGAPRRAVSADDALAQVQALVADGTRLKEAAAEVAAQTGLSTRDLYQAALAARTR
- a CDS encoding Lrp/AsnC family transcriptional regulator; translated protein: MRIDRLDAALIRLLTESPQLPILECARRLGIARGTATSRLARLHEGGVIEAIVPRVDPAGFGYGMVAFCLVEIDQKVGHDEVAAALADAVPEIVDMHTVTGASDMQLRLVARDATQLQEVLDRVAVVPGVARTASSIAMRTHLSGRVLPLVEHVATDDAG